In one Deltaproteobacteria bacterium genomic region, the following are encoded:
- a CDS encoding thermonuclease family protein, with protein MKAIIGAGLVLIGILASVILTHAKDFSGNVVDVPEGDMIVVARGQDEIRIRLEGVDAPEPNQSYGPHAREFTSRRALGKSVVVLTKSEDKYGYGWVVGEVILPDGANLSHDLLKAGYAWWYRAYSNDKTLGQMEEEARKARRGLWADLKPQPPWEWRKARGPK; from the coding sequence CATAATCGGAGCCGGGCTGGTGCTTATCGGCATTCTCGCTTCCGTGATCCTGACCCATGCCAAAGACTTCTCCGGTAATGTGGTTGACGTTCCGGAAGGGGATATGATCGTCGTAGCGCGGGGGCAGGATGAAATTCGGATTCGACTCGAAGGCGTTGACGCGCCCGAGCCCAACCAGTCCTACGGTCCGCATGCGCGAGAGTTTACTTCCCGGCGGGCGCTGGGAAAATCGGTGGTCGTTCTGACAAAATCCGAGGACAAGTATGGGTACGGCTGGGTCGTAGGGGAGGTGATTCTACCGGACGGCGCGAATCTGAGCCACGACCTGTTAAAAGCCGGATACGCCTGGTGGTATCGCGCCTATTCCAACGACAAGACCCTGGGACAAATGGAAGAGGAGGCGCGTAAGGCCCGACGTGGACTCTGGGCCGACCTCAAACCCCAGCCGCCTTGGGAATGGCGAAAGGCGCGAGGGCCGAAGTAG